One genomic segment of Acinetobacter oleivorans DR1 includes these proteins:
- the htpG gene encoding molecular chaperone HtpG yields MSEQASQNYSFQAEVAQLLHLVTHSLYSNPEIFLRELISNASDACDKLRFEGINHPEYYENDPDLHVRVILNKEDKTLTISDNGIGLNQQEAIDNLGTIAKSGTKDFMSKLTGDQKADAQLIGQFGVGFYSGFIVADKITVESRRAGLDASEGVRWISGGTGEFEVQQIDKASRGTDIILHLRDDALDYLESYKVKQIINKYSDHISLPIEMQKEVWQEEEVAEGEEPKGGQMVKTGEWEAINSASALWTRNKSEVTEEQYVEFYKNLTHDFEAPLAWAHNRVEGSTEYTQLLYIPSKAPHDIFTREAKAGIKLYVKRVFIMDDADNLIPNYLRFVQGVVDSADLPLNVSRELLQESRDVKTIREGNARRVLTVLDGLAKSEDEKDQEKFKTFYSEFGSVLKEGLGEDFGNRERILKLLRYATSTNDEVTTSFADYKARMKEGQKAIYYVTADSLAAAKNSPQLELFKKKGIEVLLMAERVDEWAMNFVQEFDGTPLKNVSKGAVDLGDLQDAEEKKALEQAAEQFKPVVEKLSDSLKAKTQEVRVTTRLVDSPACLVTSEGELSPQLIRMLKQAGQAVPEIKPILEINPEHPLVKKLESSEQFDDLANVIFDQAVIAEGGLPEDPAAYVKRINSLLLK; encoded by the coding sequence ATGAGTGAACAAGCATCACAAAATTATAGTTTCCAAGCAGAAGTTGCCCAGCTTTTACATTTAGTGACGCATTCTCTCTATTCTAACCCTGAGATTTTCTTACGCGAGCTGATCTCTAATGCATCAGATGCATGTGATAAGTTGCGTTTTGAAGGAATTAATCATCCTGAATATTATGAAAATGATCCCGATTTACATGTACGAGTCATTCTAAATAAAGAAGATAAAACTTTAACGATTTCTGATAACGGTATTGGCTTAAATCAGCAAGAAGCGATTGATAACTTAGGTACGATTGCAAAATCGGGTACTAAAGATTTCATGTCAAAATTGACTGGCGATCAAAAAGCAGATGCTCAGTTGATTGGTCAATTTGGTGTTGGCTTTTACTCAGGTTTTATTGTTGCCGATAAAATTACCGTGGAATCACGCCGTGCAGGTCTAGATGCATCTGAAGGGGTGCGTTGGATTAGTGGTGGTACAGGCGAGTTTGAAGTTCAGCAAATTGATAAGGCTTCACGTGGTACCGACATTATTCTGCACTTGCGTGATGATGCGCTTGATTATTTAGAATCTTATAAAGTTAAGCAGATCATTAATAAATACTCTGACCACATTAGCTTGCCAATTGAAATGCAAAAAGAAGTTTGGCAAGAAGAAGAGGTTGCTGAGGGTGAAGAGCCTAAAGGCGGCCAAATGGTCAAAACTGGCGAGTGGGAAGCAATTAACTCAGCCAGCGCTTTATGGACACGTAACAAGAGCGAAGTGACTGAAGAACAGTACGTTGAGTTCTATAAAAACTTAACGCATGACTTTGAAGCGCCACTGGCTTGGGCGCACAACCGTGTTGAAGGTAGTACCGAATATACACAGCTACTTTATATTCCAAGTAAAGCACCGCATGACATTTTTACTCGTGAAGCCAAAGCGGGTATTAAGCTCTATGTAAAACGTGTCTTTATTATGGATGATGCGGATAATTTAATTCCAAATTATCTACGTTTTGTTCAAGGTGTAGTGGACAGCGCTGATTTACCACTGAATGTAAGTCGTGAGTTGTTGCAAGAAAGCCGTGATGTCAAAACGATTCGTGAAGGTAATGCACGCCGCGTATTAACTGTACTTGATGGCTTGGCTAAATCGGAAGATGAAAAAGACCAAGAAAAATTCAAGACGTTCTATAGTGAGTTTGGTTCAGTACTTAAAGAAGGCTTGGGCGAAGACTTTGGTAACCGCGAACGTATTTTAAAATTATTACGTTATGCGACATCAACAAATGATGAAGTAACAACTTCGTTTGCTGACTATAAGGCTCGCATGAAAGAGGGCCAAAAAGCTATCTACTATGTGACTGCTGACAGTTTAGCGGCAGCGAAAAACTCACCGCAGCTTGAGTTGTTCAAGAAAAAAGGCATTGAAGTATTATTAATGGCTGAACGTGTTGATGAATGGGCAATGAATTTTGTTCAAGAGTTTGACGGTACACCATTAAAGAATGTCTCTAAAGGTGCGGTTGATTTAGGTGACTTGCAAGATGCTGAAGAGAAAAAGGCACTTGAGCAAGCTGCTGAACAGTTTAAACCTGTTGTTGAGAAACTAAGTGACTCATTGAAAGCTAAAACGCAAGAAGTGCGTGTAACAACGCGTTTAGTTGATTCTCCTGCATGTTTAGTGACAAGTGAAGGTGAATTATCACCTCAACTTATTCGTATGCTTAAACAAGCAGGACAAGCAGTACCAGAAATCAAACCAATTTTAGAAATTAACCCTGAACACCCATTGGTGAAGAAACTCGAAAGTTCAGAACAGTTTGATGACTTGGCTAACGTCATTTTTGATCAGGCTGTTATTGCTGAAGGTGGTTTACCGGAAGACCCGGCAGCTTATGTAAAACGTATTAATAGCTTATTGCTGAAATAA